CCACCTTTTGCAGACCATATTGGAATCGTTGAGCTCTGATCGCATCCCAAAATGATCGTACATGAAAGTTAGGATTTCGTTTTACTACATCAAACAATTGCTCCTCAAGGTAATCCAAAGCATGTTCATGTACAACGATTTTATCGGATAAATATATTTGATAATACATCTTTTCATCATTCAACCACTTTATTATAGGCTGAATAGCCGTGTTGCTCATTACTTGTTCTTGAACTTGATGATTATCTATGTAAATTTGTGCTCCGTTTGAAGCAATAATAGGCATACTTAACCCATATTTATTTGTTATATGCTGAACATCCAACAAAGCTCTACCTGTTGCGACTGAAACAATATCACCTTGTTCTTGTACATGTTTTATTGCTTTTATATTTTCTTCATCAATTGATTCATCTTCTAATAATAACGTACCGTCTAGATCGATTGCTATGACTTTCACTATTCATACCTCATTCCTATTAGTAGATAAATGCATTATAGAATATGGTACGCGTTTCATAGCAAGATAAAATTTTACAATTAACGATTGGTAATAGGGAAATTTAACCAAAAATTATCATTCACTCCACTTAAAATTTCATCACTTCCTTGAGCTTTGAAGTGACAATCTATATGTTATTAATAAGATTGAACTTGATGA
The nucleotide sequence above comes from Bacillus solimangrovi. Encoded proteins:
- a CDS encoding Cof-type HAD-IIB family hydrolase, whose product is MKVIAIDLDGTLLLEDESIDEENIKAIKHVQEQGDIVSVATGRALLDVQHITNKYGLSMPIIASNGAQIYIDNHQVQEQVMSNTAIQPIIKWLNDEKMYYQIYLSDKIVVHEHALDYLEEQLFDVVKRNPNFHVRSFWDAIRAQRFQYGLQKVEKPIQPTSYDQVIKIMVVSPDVIKLNLAKSYFSMIDGCAISSSGTFNIEIMKKGVDKGSALQYLCEYCKVPEKNTMAIGDNENDIPMFLVAGTGIAMENATESLIKHASSKTLSNDQSGVAHALYHYLHKDKIVIRG